In Phycisphaerae bacterium RAS1, the genomic window GGCTGATGGCCGAAGGCGCCGCCGTGTCGGAGCTGGCCGAGCGCTTCGGTACGCCGCTCTACGTCTATTCGCAGGAAACGCTGCTGACGCACTACCGGCGGCTTCGCGACGCGTTCGCCGAGCTGGAGCCGCTGATCTGCTACTCGCTCAAGTGCTGCGCCAACACGCACCTGGCGCGGCTGCTCGTGCGGGAGGGCAGCGGCGTCGACGTGGTGAGCGGCGGCGAGCTGTTTCGTGCGCTGCGGGCCGGCGCTGATCCGGCGAAGATCGTCTACGCGGGCGTGGGCAAGACCGACGGCGAAATCGTGGAGGCGCTGGACGCAAAGATCGGCCTGCTGAACGTGGAGTCCATTTCGGAAATGGAGCAACTGGCGGCGGTCGGCGTCGCGATGGGCACGCGCGTGCCCACGGCGCTGCGCGTGAATCCCGACGTCGATCCCAAAACGCACGTCTACACAACGACCGGCAAGAAAGAGACCAAGTTCGGCGTCGACCTGGAGGCGGCCGGCGATGTGCTGCGGCGCTTTGCGGCGCATCCCGGACTGCACATCCGCGGCATTCACCTGCACATCGGTTCGCCGGTGAACGACGTGGCGGCGTATGAGCTGAGCATCTCGCGCGGCATCGAGTTCATCGCCGCGATGCGGGCGGCCGGCGTCGTGCTCGACACGATCGATATCGGCGGCGGCTTCGGGGCGCACTACGCCGGCAGCGAGGCCCCGCCGGCGGCCGAGTACGCACGGCGGATCGCGCCGCTCCTGCGCGGGCGCGGCCTGAAGGTGATCCTGGAGCCGGGCCGCTCGATCGCCGCCAACGCCGGCATCGTCGTGGCCCGCGTTCTCCACACAAAATCGTCCGGCTCACGGCACTTCCTGATCGTCGACGCATCGATGAACGAGCTGATTCGCCCGGCGCTGTACGGGGCGTATCACTTCGCGTGGCCGGTCGAGGCGGGAGCGCGCGTTCCCGCGACGCGCGCCGCGGAGCAGCCGTTTGACGGGCTGGTTCGCACGGACATCGTCGGGCCAGTGTGCGAAAGCTCCGATTTCCTGGCGAAGGACCGGCTGCTGCCGGAAATGAAGCGCGGCGACCTCTTGGCCGTTTTCTCCGCCGGCGCGTACGCGATGTCGATGGCCAGTCAGTACAACTCGCGCCCGCGGGCGGCGGAAGTGCTGGTGAACGGGAGGCGCGTGCGCCTGATCCGGCGGCGCGAGACGTATGACG contains:
- the lysA gene encoding Diaminopimelate decarboxylase, which codes for MDRFEYQGGRLMAEGAAVSELAERFGTPLYVYSQETLLTHYRRLRDAFAELEPLICYSLKCCANTHLARLLVREGSGVDVVSGGELFRALRAGADPAKIVYAGVGKTDGEIVEALDAKIGLLNVESISEMEQLAAVGVAMGTRVPTALRVNPDVDPKTHVYTTTGKKETKFGVDLEAAGDVLRRFAAHPGLHIRGIHLHIGSPVNDVAAYELSISRGIEFIAAMRAAGVVLDTIDIGGGFGAHYAGSEAPPAAEYARRIAPLLRGRGLKVILEPGRSIAANAGIVVARVLHTKSSGSRHFLIVDASMNELIRPALYGAYHFAWPVEAGARVPATRAAEQPFDGLVRTDIVGPVCESSDFLAKDRLLPEMKRGDLLAVFSAGAYAMSMASQYNSRPRAAEVLVNGRRVRLIRRRETYDDLVLAEPPDA